The Populus alba chromosome 6, ASM523922v2, whole genome shotgun sequence genome contains a region encoding:
- the LOC118048192 gene encoding uncharacterized protein isoform X2, with translation MKEPKITGAAATMLFESATVSRTDDMSFRRYVALKVQKSAQHYTEAAMDEITILQQIADGDPDDKKCVVKLLDHFKHSGPNGQHVCMVFEYLGDNLLTLIKYSDYRGLPIHKVKEICFNILVGLDYLHRQLSIIHTDLKPENILLLTMIDPSKDLRKSGAPLILPNSKDKSALESGIARLNGDMSRNHKKKIRRKAKRAAQGCVEKEADADPETSAAEELSANTKLNEGSTEEQPTSSENANRLSDVDRTRGTGLGNQGTKRGSRSNRQKLLASVDLKCKLVDFGNACWTYKQFTNDIQTRQYRCPEVILGSKYSTSADMWSFACICFELATGDVLFDPHSGDNFDRDEDHLALMMELLGMMPRKIALGGRYSRDFFNRYGDLRHIRRLRFWPMNKVLMEKYEFSEKDANEMTEFLIPILDFVPEKRPTAAQCLLHPWINAGPNVLEQSGENQASESLNSEKKKREKDEREAMEIGLGNIAINVESKGVNDPTSSSVKQSQATTSC, from the exons CGATATGTAGCTCTCAAGGTACAAAAAAGTGCTCAGCACTACACTGAGGCAGCCATGGATGAGATAACCATCTTGCAGCAGATTGCAGATGGAGACCCTGATGATAAAAAATGCGTTGTTAAGCTTTTGGATCATTTTAAACATTCGGGTCCGAATGGTCAGCATGTTTGTATGGTTTTCGAGTACCTGGGGGATAATCTTTTGACCCTTATCAAATATTCTGATTACCGGGGACTGCCTATTCACAAGGTTAAGGAGATATGTTTCAATATCTTAGTGGGTTTGGACTACTTACACAGACAGCTTTCTATCATTCACACTGATCTGAAGCCAGAGAACATATTGCTATTAACAATGATTGACCCATCAAAGGATCTTAGAAAATCTGGTGCTCCTCTTATTCTTCCGAATAGTAAAGATAAGTCTGCATTGGAGTCTGGGATTGCAAGATTAAATGGAGACATGTCTAGGAATCATAAGAAAAAGATTCGAAGAAAGGCTAAGCGAGCAGCTCAGGGGTGTGTGGAGAAGGAAGCGGATGCAGATCCTGAAACATCTGCTGCGGAAGAGTTGTCAgctaatacaaaattaaatgagGGTTCTACTGAGGAGCAGCCTACTAGTTCAGAAAATGCAAATAGATTATCTGATGTTGATCGAACAAGGGGCACTGGATTGGGAAATCAGGGTACTAAGAGGGGGAGCCGTTCCAACAGGCAGAAGTTGTTGGCCTCAGTTGACCTGAAGTGCAAGTTGGTGGACTTTGGGAATGCATGCTGGACATACAAACAGTTTACGAATGACATTCAAACTAGGCAGTACCGTTGTCCAGAGGTGATCCTTGGATCCAAATATTCTACATCTGCAGATATGTGGTCCTTTGCTTGCATTTGTTTTGAGCTGGCAACTGGTGATGTGCTTTTTGACCCTCACAGTGGTGACAACTTCGACAGGGATGAG GACCACTTAGCATTGATGATGGAGCTTCTTGGAATGATGCCACGGAAG ATTGCCTTAGGTGGCCGCTATTCCCGGGACTTCTTTAACAGATATGGTGATCTGCGGCACATACGAAGGTTGCGTTTCTGGCCCATGAATAAGGTTCTCATGGAGAAGTATGAATTTAGTGAGAAGGATGCAAATGAAATGACAGAATTCTTGATTCCTATCCTTGATTTTGTCCCTGAGAAGCGGCCGACTGCAGCTCAGTGTCTTCTTCATCCATGGATTAATGCAGGCCCTAATGTTTTAGAACAGTCTGGTGAAAACCAAGCTTCGGAAAGTCTAAATtcagagaaaaagaagagggaGAAAGATGAGAGGGAGGCAATGGAGATTGGACTGGGGAATATAGCTATCAATGTAGAATCTAAAGGAGTTAATGATCCTACTTCCAGTAGTGTAAAGCAATCCCAAGCAACTACAAGCTGTTGA
- the LOC118048191 gene encoding sulfite exporter TauE/SafE family protein 4: MATRGLVLYLLSGFSVAILSVFFLSHPNEKASPNPNSDILASPYLTTTDKVWPKLEFSWRTVLATVIGLLGSACGTVGGVGGGGIFVPMLTLIVGFDTKSAAALSKCMIMGASASSVWYNLRVPHPTREVPIIDYDLALLFQPMLLLGITLGVSLSVVFPYWLITVLIIILFIGTSSRSFFKGIEMWKEETILKKEMVQQQETIVNSRGELLIDTEYEPLIPREEKSKMQILCFNLKWKRLLILFLVWTSFLLLQVIKNDVAVCSTWYWVLFCLQFPIALVVFGYEAVKLYRENQKRISTGNTETICEASIEWTPMHILFCALCGIIGGTVGGLLGSGGGFVLGPLLLEIGVSPHVASATSTFVMMFSSSLSVVEFYLLKRFPIPFALYLMGVSVLAGFWGQFFVRKLVKILGRASLIVFILSGVIFVSALTMGGVGIGTSITMIRNHEFMGFLEFCSSQ, encoded by the exons aTGGCCACTAGAGGATTGGTGCTTTATCTGCTATCAGGTTTCTCTGTGGCTATCCTTTCTGTGTTCTTCCTCTCCCATCCAAATGAGAAAGCCTCACCGAATCCTAATTCTGATATCCTCGCCTCCCCCTACCTAACCACCACAGACAAAGTTTGGCCT AAATTAGAGTTTAGTTGGAGAACAGTGCTGGCCACAGTGATCGGACTTCTAGGATCGGCGTGCGGTACGGTTGGTGGAGTTGGAGGGGGTGGCATTTTCGTCCCCATGCTTACTTTGATTGTTGGATTTGATACCAAGTCTGCTGCTGCTCTTTCTAAAT GTATGATCATGGGGGCATCAGCATCATCTGTTTGGTACAATCTAAGAGTGCCCCACCCAACAAGAGAAGTGCCCATCATAGACTATGACTTGGCTCTCCTCTTCCAGCCCATGCTTTTGCTTGGCATCACCCTTGGTGTTTCCTTGAGTGTTGTTTTTCCTTACTGGTTAATAACTGTCCTCATCATCATACTCTTCATAG GGACCTCTTCTAGGTCTTTCTTCAAGGGAATTGAAATGTGGAAGGAAGAGACAATTTTGAAG AAAGAAATGGTCCAGCAACAAGAAACTATAGTTAACTCCCGTGGCGAAC TTCTGATTGATACAGAGTATGAGCCACTGATCCCTAGAGAAGAGAAATCAAAAATG CAAATATTGTGCTTCAACCTGAAATGGAAAAGGCTTTTGATTCTGTTCCTTGTTTGGACTTCTTTCCTCCTTCTTCAAGTTATCAAG AATGATGTAGCTGTTTGCAGTACATGGTACTGGGTCCTCTTCTGCCTACAG TTTCCTATAGCATTAGTGGTATTCGGATATGAAGCAGTCAAATTATACAGAGAAAACCAGAAGAGGATTAGCACAGGAAACACAGAAACAATTTGTGAGGCTTCTATTGAATGGACTCCCATGCACATTTTATTCTGCGCACTCTGTGGCATCATAGGAGGCACCGTCGGGGGTCTTCTTGGATCAGGCGGTGGATTCGTTCTGGGACCTCTGCTCCTCGAGATCGGTGTCAGCCCTCAT GTTGCCAGTGCAACAAGTACATTCGTTATGATGTTCTCATCATCCCTGTCTGTGGTGGAGTTTTATCTCCTTAAGAGGTTCCCAATACCTTTCG CATTGTATCTCATGGGAGTGTCTGTTTTGGCTGGCTTCTGGGGACAGTTTTTTGTAAGAAAACTCGTTAAAATTCTGGGAAGAGCTTCGCTCATTGTATTCATCCTCTCTGGTGTCATCTTCGTTAGTGCTCTTACAATGG GAGGTGTTGGTATTGGCACGAGCATAACGATGATACGGAATCATGAGTTCATGGGATTCTTGGAGTTTTGCAGCAGTCAATGA